A stretch of the Streptococcus himalayensis genome encodes the following:
- a CDS encoding NAD(P)/FAD-dependent oxidoreductase has product MSEVFDITIIGGGPTGLFAAFYAHLRQAKVKLIDSLPQLGGQPAILYPEKKILDVPGFTNLTGEELTTRLIDQLTSFETSIHLNETVLNIEKTEQEFILTTTKGQHHSKAILIAMGGGAFKPRPLELEGVEDFDNIHYHVSNLHQYAGQNVVILGGGDSAVDWALAFEKLSSTTIVHRRENFRALEHSVSALEESSVTIKTPFVPSKLIGDGTRLTHLEISKIKSEETEHLALDHLFVNYGFKSSVGNLKNWGLELDRHKIKVNSKQETSVAGIYAAGDCCSYEGKIDLIATGLGEAPTAINNAMNYLYPDQKVQPKHSTSL; this is encoded by the coding sequence ATGTCTGAAGTATTTGATATTACGATTATCGGTGGCGGCCCTACCGGTCTCTTTGCTGCCTTTTATGCCCATTTACGCCAAGCCAAGGTCAAATTGATTGACTCTCTTCCACAACTCGGAGGACAGCCGGCCATTCTCTATCCTGAAAAGAAAATCTTGGATGTCCCAGGCTTTACAAATTTAACAGGTGAAGAATTGACCACTCGCTTAATTGACCAATTAACCAGCTTTGAAACCAGTATCCATCTCAACGAAACGGTACTAAACATTGAAAAGACAGAACAAGAATTCATCCTTACAACCACCAAAGGCCAGCACCATAGTAAGGCTATTTTAATTGCCATGGGAGGCGGAGCCTTCAAACCACGCCCCTTGGAACTAGAGGGAGTCGAAGACTTTGACAACATCCATTACCATGTCTCAAATCTCCATCAATATGCAGGTCAAAATGTCGTGATTTTGGGAGGCGGAGATTCAGCGGTGGATTGGGCACTTGCTTTTGAAAAACTTTCTTCAACAACCATTGTTCACAGACGCGAAAATTTCCGTGCCTTAGAGCATAGCGTCAGTGCCTTAGAAGAGTCTAGTGTGACCATCAAAACACCATTTGTCCCAAGCAAACTCATCGGAGATGGCACACGCCTTACCCATCTAGAAATCTCAAAAATCAAGTCTGAGGAGACAGAACATCTCGCTTTGGACCACCTTTTTGTGAACTACGGATTTAAATCCTCTGTTGGCAATCTCAAAAACTGGGGCTTGGAACTCGACCGTCACAAAATTAAGGTCAATAGCAAGCAAGAAACCTCTGTAGCCGGTATTTATGCAGCAGGAGACTGTTGTAGCTACGAAGGTAAGATCGACCTTATCGCAACTGGCTTAGGAGAAGCACCAACTGCTATCAATAATGCTATGAATTATCTCTACCCAGACCAAAAAGTCCAACCCAAACACTCAACCAGCCTATAA